A genomic segment from Haloplanus salinus encodes:
- a CDS encoding transcription initiation factor IIB, translated as MSQDALENTDTTTHSTGSSSAGSGSPTPVSTRLRQNQQQTQSFSSETASEDEQSKATDSESTDEIQCPECATDEYLVIDEEETYCGECGLVLFRDILDRRLRWVDTGDGREPERGGAPTTHRLHHKGLPTEIGYNSDGYDRPLSRQTKRRFRRLRKWDSRSKTGSSRDRSLRLGLGEIARLVSALELSGSIHDRAADLYREVSAEGMLAGNSVEGMASACVYAACRLERLPRTLKEIGEVARVDIKEINQDYKCLNQDLELATPPPLPQDYIPRLASAVDASPRLERRAYQLSRSNAVGVLANGRQPNGVAVACLYHAFKESGQSNLRLTQQTLAEEGYTTPTTIRKLWRELQGLADDGELPDPDGNLDHFSLACGTVVGDETDRMTPPYPTQQS; from the coding sequence ATGTCTCAAGATGCCCTCGAGAACACTGACACTACGACCCATAGTACCGGCTCGTCTTCCGCCGGGTCGGGGTCTCCCACTCCCGTCTCGACGCGCCTCAGGCAGAACCAGCAGCAGACTCAGTCATTTTCCAGCGAGACTGCCTCCGAAGACGAGCAGTCGAAAGCCACGGACTCGGAATCGACCGATGAAATACAGTGTCCTGAGTGCGCAACCGACGAGTACCTCGTCATTGACGAGGAGGAAACCTACTGTGGGGAATGTGGCCTCGTACTCTTCCGTGACATCCTCGATCGGCGCCTTCGCTGGGTCGATACTGGGGACGGCCGTGAACCCGAACGTGGCGGCGCTCCCACCACACATCGCCTCCATCATAAGGGGCTCCCGACGGAGATCGGATATAACAGTGACGGGTACGACCGCCCGCTGTCGCGTCAGACCAAACGGCGTTTCCGTCGACTCCGTAAGTGGGATAGTCGATCGAAAACCGGCTCGAGTCGCGACCGCTCGCTCCGCCTCGGCCTCGGCGAAATCGCTCGCCTCGTCAGTGCGCTCGAACTCTCCGGCTCTATCCACGACCGCGCCGCTGACCTCTACCGCGAGGTTAGCGCAGAAGGGATGCTCGCCGGCAACTCCGTCGAAGGTATGGCGAGTGCCTGTGTGTACGCTGCTTGCCGTCTCGAACGCCTGCCACGCACGCTCAAAGAGATTGGTGAAGTCGCTCGTGTCGATATTAAAGAAATCAATCAGGACTACAAGTGCCTAAATCAAGATCTTGAGCTCGCAACGCCTCCACCACTCCCGCAGGACTACATCCCACGACTCGCGAGTGCCGTTGATGCCTCCCCTCGTCTCGAACGCCGTGCCTACCAGCTCTCCAGATCGAACGCTGTGGGTGTCCTCGCGAACGGCCGGCAACCGAACGGCGTCGCCGTTGCCTGCCTCTATCACGCCTTCAAAGAGAGTGGGCAAAGCAACCTCCGACTTACCCAACAAACTCTTGCCGAGGAAGGCTACACGACTCCGACAACGATTCGCAAGCTCTGGAGGGAGCTCCAAGGCCTTGCCGATGACGGAGAACTTCCCGATCCGGACGGCAACCTCGACCATTTCTCGTTAGCCTGTGGAACGGTGGTAGGCGACGAGACGGATCGGATGACACCCCCATATCCTACGCAACAGTCCTAA
- a CDS encoding TRAM domain-containing protein, with product MKISEELQCLFSASIEEQDGSYVIDVPERELQLGDLQQGETYRVALVSSPTQSEPEQSEQAETGSQSQREPQEPPVEESETREVEIEDIGEQGDGITRVERGFVVIVPDTKESERVKIEITDVRQNVAFAEVVERLSYYE from the coding sequence ATGAAGATTTCTGAAGAACTCCAATGTCTGTTTTCAGCTTCGATTGAGGAACAGGACGGGTCGTACGTGATCGACGTTCCAGAGCGCGAGCTACAACTGGGTGATCTACAGCAAGGAGAAACATATCGCGTCGCACTCGTGTCTTCCCCGACACAGAGCGAGCCAGAACAGAGCGAACAGGCTGAAACGGGATCACAGTCCCAGCGTGAGCCACAGGAACCACCAGTTGAGGAAAGTGAGACTCGAGAAGTCGAGATTGAGGACATCGGCGAACAGGGTGATGGCATCACTCGGGTCGAACGTGGTTTCGTCGTGATCGTCCCGGATACGAAAGAGAGTGAGCGAGTCAAAATTGAGATTACCGATGTACGGCAAAACGTCGCTTTCGCCGAGGTCGTCGAACGGTTGAGTTACTACGAGTAA
- a CDS encoding DNA-binding protein — protein sequence MSKSNPEATSNSTDTENSNAGRQGRQVAKRAFAAEINDATHVFKQSDEERAPNFALLPSGEVANRYFLVGTITEVNDVGNEDDYLQARVVDPTGTMFVYAGQYQPQAAAFLSSLEPPAYVAVTAKPSAFESDGETYVSLRPETTTRVDNETRDQWVSETIECTEARLDAFPDSDSEFAAMSREQYGDSLDLDNYREAVNDAREDLGMDMDHRSDRSNSETTTENQNDDVSVDEDGVTKEATVEEAEIAAAVANARFEE from the coding sequence ATGAGCAAATCCAACCCAGAAGCGACATCCAACAGCACCGACACCGAGAACAGCAATGCCGGCCGGCAAGGTCGCCAGGTAGCGAAGCGTGCCTTCGCCGCCGAAATCAACGACGCTACCCACGTCTTCAAACAGTCTGATGAGGAACGAGCCCCGAACTTCGCGCTGCTTCCGTCGGGCGAGGTCGCCAACCGATACTTCCTCGTCGGCACGATAACCGAAGTCAACGACGTCGGGAACGAGGACGACTACTTGCAGGCTCGCGTGGTCGACCCTACGGGCACTATGTTTGTCTACGCCGGGCAGTACCAGCCCCAGGCCGCTGCGTTCCTCTCCAGCCTCGAACCCCCGGCGTACGTCGCTGTGACCGCGAAGCCATCCGCGTTCGAGAGCGATGGCGAGACGTACGTCTCGCTCCGGCCCGAGACCACCACCCGCGTCGATAATGAAACCCGTGATCAGTGGGTTTCCGAGACCATCGAATGTACCGAAGCCCGACTCGACGCCTTCCCCGATAGTGACAGCGAGTTCGCCGCGATGAGCCGCGAGCAGTACGGCGACAGTCTCGACCTCGATAACTATCGGGAGGCCGTCAACGACGCTCGCGAGGACCTCGGAATGGACATGGACCACCGGTCGGACAGATCCAATAGTGAGACCACGACCGAGAACCAGAACGACGACGTCAGCGTAGATGAAGACGGCGTCACCAAGGAAGCGACGGTTGAGGAGGCAGAAATCGCCGCTGCCGTCGCAAACGCCAGGTTCGAGGAGTAA
- a CDS encoding replication factor A (Replication protein A protects and stabilize the intermediate ssDNA that is generated by the unwinding action of a DNA helicase at the replication fork. In addition, SSBs prevent the formation of secondary structures by single-stranded template DNA.), whose amino-acid sequence MSSNTKSAELAVTVSDTDLSEATTGILEQFPDDLDGDLPSVEEVASRLEKMTNQYKVPLDEARRAAVSHYRDVFGLEYDDLEFPGQSAGDVTLASINQHEQWVDVTVKIVELWDPTHDSIDQVGLIGDESGRLKFTKWTKAELPTLEEGSVYKLSNVITSEYQGRYSINLNSRSNIEPVDGDIDVRADIEDVQLSVPMVAIQSGSGLIKRCPDGDCTRVLQNGRCAEHGDVEGEFDLRIKAVFDDGETVQYAIFDREATEAIAGITLNEAIEQAMDALDTSVVEDALIDALVGRYYRVEGSIVGRYLLVNEAEQHG is encoded by the coding sequence ATGTCAAGCAACACAAAATCCGCAGAACTAGCCGTAACTGTCTCCGACACAGACCTCTCGGAGGCTACAACCGGCATCCTCGAACAGTTCCCAGACGACCTTGATGGCGACCTCCCCAGCGTAGAGGAAGTCGCGAGCCGTCTCGAGAAGATGACCAACCAGTACAAGGTTCCTCTTGACGAGGCCCGCCGCGCCGCGGTCAGCCACTATCGCGACGTGTTCGGCCTCGAATACGATGACCTCGAGTTCCCTGGCCAGAGCGCCGGCGACGTCACCCTCGCCTCAATCAACCAGCACGAGCAGTGGGTGGACGTGACCGTAAAAATCGTCGAACTCTGGGACCCCACCCACGACAGCATCGACCAGGTCGGGCTCATCGGCGACGAGAGCGGTCGCCTCAAGTTCACCAAGTGGACGAAGGCCGAACTCCCAACCCTTGAGGAGGGTAGCGTCTACAAGCTTTCGAACGTCATCACCAGCGAGTACCAGGGGCGATACAGCATCAACCTCAATTCGCGCTCGAACATCGAACCTGTCGACGGCGACATCGACGTTAGAGCCGATATCGAAGATGTTCAACTCTCTGTCCCGATGGTTGCAATCCAGTCCGGGTCGGGACTCATCAAGCGGTGTCCCGACGGGGACTGCACGCGCGTCCTCCAGAATGGTCGGTGTGCAGAACACGGCGACGTCGAAGGGGAATTCGACCTTCGCATCAAAGCGGTCTTCGACGACGGTGAGACCGTCCAGTACGCAATCTTCGACCGCGAAGCGACTGAGGCCATCGCGGGTATCACGCTCAATGAGGCCATCGAGCAGGCGATGGACGCTCTCGATACCAGCGTTGTCGAGGACGCCCTCATCGACGCGCTCGTGGGCCGGTACTACCGTGTAGAAGGCTCTATTGTCGGTCGATATCTGCTCGTGAACGAGGCTGAACAGCACGGGTAA